Proteins from one Mercurialis annua linkage group LG7, ddMerAnnu1.2, whole genome shotgun sequence genomic window:
- the LOC130014861 gene encoding uncharacterized protein LOC130014861, which produces MAIRPEETLSSPFFLHPNENPSLILASNLLNGGNYHSWSCTPTIADSISCLDSAFEIWTDLKDRFSQGDAYRIGDIQEEIYAFHQNTLSVTEYFTHLKSLWDELISLRPFPVCICIPKCICNALPLIRKNHSNDQVIRFLKGLNDQYATVRQQILMTEPLPPINKAFSMVIQNERQIAGSINMRTMVDTNVMFTKGENDDYGDSFDPNYEANVCYARGRGYFRGNNNNFKKFVPVPSYKQKLCSHCGMTGHTVDICYKKHGYPPGYQSSFQSRMKADGSYANQVDFEGFAPNPSDNNTDRTASYTSPGTVFPFTAEQCQKLMALIQQEASSSTPQNSFAHANALSANFQPNSETTEGISHCLFSSTSYKNKWILDTGATDHIVCDSILLKTFHAVKNVHVKLPNGQLVPVANVGTIHLSDKLILENVLHVPDFSFNLISASKLTDNPQISLILHHDSCFIQELTS; this is translated from the exons atGGCGATCAGACCAGAAGAAACACTTTCCAGCCCCTTCTTTTTACATCCTAATGAAAATCCTTCCTTGATTCTAGCTTCTAATCTCTTGAATGGTGGTAATTACCATTCCTG GTCTTGTACTCCTACTATAGCTGATAGCATATCATGTTTGGATTCTGCTTTTGAAATCTGGACTGATCTAAAGGATCGCTTTTCTCAAGGAGATGCCTACAGAATTGGAGATATTCAAGAAGAGATATATGCTTTTCATCAGAATACATTGTCAGTTACTGAGTACTTCACTCATTTGAAGTCTCTATGGGATGAGTTAATTAGCCTAAGGCCTTTTCCTGTATGCATATGCATTCCTAAATGCATTTGCAATGCCTTACCATTGATAAGAAAGAATCACTCTAATGACCAGGTGATTAGATTCTTAAAGGGGCTGAATGATCAATATGCTACTGTGAGGCAGCAGATTTTGATGACAGAACCTCTTCCACCAATCAACAAGGCATTCTCAATGGTAATTCAAAATGAGAGACAAATTGCAGGAAGCATTAACATGAGAACTATGGTTGATACAAatgtaatgtttacaaaaggAGAGAATGATGATTATGGAGACTCTTTTGATCCAAACTATGAAGCAAATGTTTGCTATGCCAGAGGGAGAGGTTACTTCAGAGGAAACAACAATAACTTCAAGAAGTTTGTTCCTGTGCCAAGTTACAAACAGAAGCTATGCTCTCATTGTGGAATGACTGGGCACACTGTTGACATTTGTTACAAAAAACATGGGTATCCTCCAGGGTATCAGTCAAGTTTTCAATCAAGAATGAAGGCTGATGGTTCATATGCCAATCAAGTGGATTTTGAAGGTTTTGCACCTAATCCATCAGATAATAATACTGACAGAACTGCTTCTTATACTTCTCCAGGTACTGTTTTTCCTTTCACAGCAGAACAGTGTCAAAAATTAATGGCTTTAATTCAACAAGAAGCTTCTAGTTCTACTCCTCAGAATTCATTTGCTCATGCAAATGCATTATCTGCAAATTTCCAGCCTAATTCAGAAACCACAGAAGGTATCTCTCACTGTCTTTTCTCTTCTACATCTTACAAAAATAAGTGGATACTGGATACAGGAGCAACAGATCACATAGTCTGTGACTCCATTCTTCTAAAAACATTTCATGCTGTCAAAAATGTTCATGTGAAATTACCAAATGGTCAACTGGTTCCTGTTGCAAATGTTGGTACTATTCACTTATCTGATAAATTGATTCTGGAAAATGTTCTTCAtgttccagattttagtttcaaCTTGATATCAGCAAGCAAGTTAACTGATAATCCACAAATATCATTGATTCTTCATCATGACTCTTGTTTTATCCAGGAGTTGACTTCATAG
- the LOC126655250 gene encoding probable WRKY transcription factor 75, with translation MENYSSFFQLSSSSSETASAASCSSMSLNTGSSVNGFLGLMQEMEAPITENKRFVGSENGEEKIDFGKNKGAKKIKKEKYAFQTRSQVDILDDGYRWRKYGQKAVKNNKFPRSYYRCTHEGCNVKKQVQRLSGDEGIVVTTYEGIHSHAIQKSTDNFEHILTQMQIYTSV, from the exons ATGGAAAATTACTCATCATTCTTTCaactttcttcttcatcatcagaGACAGCATCAGCAGCTAGTTGTTCATCCATGTCACTCAACACCGGCAGTTCCGTAAACGGGTTCTTGGGTCTGATGCAAGAAATGGAAGCTCCGAtaactgaaaataaaagatttgTCGGGTCTGAAAATGGCGAAGAAAAAATAGATTTCGGAAAGAATAAAGGAGCGAAGaagattaaaaaggaaaaatatgctTTTCAAACGAGGAGTCAAGTTGATATTCTTGACGATGGATATAGATGGAGAAAATATGGACAAAAGGCCGTCAAGAACAATAAATTTCCCAG AAGCTACTATCGGTGTACACATGAAGGATGCAATGTGAAAAAACAAGTTCAAAGATTGAGTGGAGATGAAGGCATTGTTGTGACCACTTATGAAGGAATCCATTCCCATGCTATTCAAAAATCTACTGATAATTTTGAGCATATCCTCACCCAAATGCAAATTTACACTTCAGTTTAA
- the LOC126655248 gene encoding uncharacterized protein LOC126655248 isoform X3: MALPLGKLTILVGAGIVGSVLAKEGHLPSFFPDFVSGAFKFALKQVKRDDSVSSNGKPINKSLMDQVNSLRQELQMIASNRSVTIVTAGGTGATKYGTIVLVVVVGSGYVWWKGWKLPDMMFATRRSLSDACTSIAQQLETVYGSIRSTRKELSSNIAHLDATLDEVTALTTDTRETVSEFLKDSTKYDHGVRNVRETVQTLGQKISKMEEKQGNTMHGLKKLVDYTYIMENYLLQENAQAGRFLSWNATLSNALPPPSSEPTSPTVSNGTLQRSNGSSGSGEVLNSPGISYSILQEETNGGTSSWSRPTILMRTRSATNAVLHRTNSSRQ; encoded by the exons ATGGCTCTCCCTCTCGGCAAGTTAACCATCCTCGTCGGCGCAG GTATAGTTGGATCAGTTCTAGCTAAAGAGGGGCATTTGCCGAGTTTTTTTCCGGATTTTGTTTCCGGTGCATTCAAG TTTGCTCTTAAGCAAGTTAAAAGAGATGATTCTGTCTCATCAAATGGCAAGCCAattaataaatctttaatgGATCAG gTTAATAGTCTTCGGCAGGAGCTGCAAATGATAGCTTCTAATAGATCAGTAACAATTGTAACTGCTGGCGGGACAG GTGCTACTAAATATGGTACAATTGTTCTAGTGGTTGTGGTTGGATCTGGCTATGTTTGGTGGAAG GGTTGGAAACTTCCTGATATGATGTTTGCGACTAGACGTAGTTTATCTGATGCTTGCACTTCCATAGCCCAACAGCTTGAAACCGTTTATGGATCAATCAGG AGTACTAGGAAGGAATTGTCTTCAAATATTGCACACCTGGATGCTACTTTGGACGAGGTCACTGCTCTCACTACTGATACACGAGAAACG GtatctgaatttttaaaagattcaaCTAAATACGATCATGGTGTACGAAATGTCCGCGAAACTGTTCAGACACTG GGGCAAAAAATCAGTAAAATGGAAGAGAAGCAG GGTAACACAATGCATGGATTAAAGAAGTTGGTTGACTATACCTATATTATGGAAAATTACTTGCTTCAAGAGAATGCTCAGGCAGGCAGATTTTTGTCATGGAATGCTACGTTGTCT AATGCCTTACCTCCTCCATCAAGTGAACCAACTTCTCCCACCGTTTCCAATGGCACACTCCAg AGGAGTAATGGGAGTTCAGGATCCGGTGAAGTTTTAAACAGTCCTGGGATTTCTTATAGTATCCTTCAAGAAGAAACAAACGGTGGCACTTCAAGTTGGTCCAGACCAACAATTCTTATGAGAACCCGCAGCGCAACAAATGCTGTGCTACATCGAACAAATTCCAGCCGACAGTAA
- the LOC126655248 gene encoding uncharacterized protein LOC126655248 isoform X1, with translation MALPLGKLTILVGAGIVGSVLAKEGHLPSFFPDFVSGAFKFALKQVKRDDSVSSNGKPINKSLMDQVNSLRQELQMIASNRSVTIVTAGGTGATKYGTIVLVVVVGSGYVWWKGWKLPDMMFATRRSLSDACTSIAQQLETVYGSIRSTRKELSSNIAHLDATLDEVTALTTDTRETVSEFLKDSTKYDHGVRNVRETVQTLGQKISKMEEKQGNTMHGLKKLVDYTYIMENYLLQENAQAGRFLSWNATLSAASSSSRIAFPPKNALPPPSSEPTSPTVSNGTLQRSNGSSGSGEVLNSPGISYSILQEETNGGTSSWSRPTILMRTRSATNAVLHRTNSSRQ, from the exons ATGGCTCTCCCTCTCGGCAAGTTAACCATCCTCGTCGGCGCAG GTATAGTTGGATCAGTTCTAGCTAAAGAGGGGCATTTGCCGAGTTTTTTTCCGGATTTTGTTTCCGGTGCATTCAAG TTTGCTCTTAAGCAAGTTAAAAGAGATGATTCTGTCTCATCAAATGGCAAGCCAattaataaatctttaatgGATCAG gTTAATAGTCTTCGGCAGGAGCTGCAAATGATAGCTTCTAATAGATCAGTAACAATTGTAACTGCTGGCGGGACAG GTGCTACTAAATATGGTACAATTGTTCTAGTGGTTGTGGTTGGATCTGGCTATGTTTGGTGGAAG GGTTGGAAACTTCCTGATATGATGTTTGCGACTAGACGTAGTTTATCTGATGCTTGCACTTCCATAGCCCAACAGCTTGAAACCGTTTATGGATCAATCAGG AGTACTAGGAAGGAATTGTCTTCAAATATTGCACACCTGGATGCTACTTTGGACGAGGTCACTGCTCTCACTACTGATACACGAGAAACG GtatctgaatttttaaaagattcaaCTAAATACGATCATGGTGTACGAAATGTCCGCGAAACTGTTCAGACACTG GGGCAAAAAATCAGTAAAATGGAAGAGAAGCAG GGTAACACAATGCATGGATTAAAGAAGTTGGTTGACTATACCTATATTATGGAAAATTACTTGCTTCAAGAGAATGCTCAGGCAGGCAGATTTTTGTCATGGAATGCTACGTTGTCT GCTGCATCATCGAGTTCCCGAATAGCATTTCCACCAAAG AATGCCTTACCTCCTCCATCAAGTGAACCAACTTCTCCCACCGTTTCCAATGGCACACTCCAg AGGAGTAATGGGAGTTCAGGATCCGGTGAAGTTTTAAACAGTCCTGGGATTTCTTATAGTATCCTTCAAGAAGAAACAAACGGTGGCACTTCAAGTTGGTCCAGACCAACAATTCTTATGAGAACCCGCAGCGCAACAAATGCTGTGCTACATCGAACAAATTCCAGCCGACAGTAA
- the LOC126655248 gene encoding uncharacterized protein LOC126655248 isoform X2 gives MALPLGKLTILVGAGIVGSVLAKEGHLPSFFPDFVSGAFKFALKQVKRDDSVSSNGKPINKSLMDQVNSLRQELQMIASNRSVTIVTAGGTGATKYGTIVLVVVVGSGYVWWKGWKLPDMMFATRRSLSDACTSIAQQLETVYGSIRSTRKELSSNIAHLDATLDEVTALTTDTRETVSEFLKDSTKYDHGVRNVRETVQTLGQKISKMEEKQGNTMHGLKKLVDYTYIMENYLLQENAQAASSSSRIAFPPKNALPPPSSEPTSPTVSNGTLQRSNGSSGSGEVLNSPGISYSILQEETNGGTSSWSRPTILMRTRSATNAVLHRTNSSRQ, from the exons ATGGCTCTCCCTCTCGGCAAGTTAACCATCCTCGTCGGCGCAG GTATAGTTGGATCAGTTCTAGCTAAAGAGGGGCATTTGCCGAGTTTTTTTCCGGATTTTGTTTCCGGTGCATTCAAG TTTGCTCTTAAGCAAGTTAAAAGAGATGATTCTGTCTCATCAAATGGCAAGCCAattaataaatctttaatgGATCAG gTTAATAGTCTTCGGCAGGAGCTGCAAATGATAGCTTCTAATAGATCAGTAACAATTGTAACTGCTGGCGGGACAG GTGCTACTAAATATGGTACAATTGTTCTAGTGGTTGTGGTTGGATCTGGCTATGTTTGGTGGAAG GGTTGGAAACTTCCTGATATGATGTTTGCGACTAGACGTAGTTTATCTGATGCTTGCACTTCCATAGCCCAACAGCTTGAAACCGTTTATGGATCAATCAGG AGTACTAGGAAGGAATTGTCTTCAAATATTGCACACCTGGATGCTACTTTGGACGAGGTCACTGCTCTCACTACTGATACACGAGAAACG GtatctgaatttttaaaagattcaaCTAAATACGATCATGGTGTACGAAATGTCCGCGAAACTGTTCAGACACTG GGGCAAAAAATCAGTAAAATGGAAGAGAAGCAG GGTAACACAATGCATGGATTAAAGAAGTTGGTTGACTATACCTATATTATGGAAAATTACTTGCTTCAAGAGAATGCTCAG GCTGCATCATCGAGTTCCCGAATAGCATTTCCACCAAAG AATGCCTTACCTCCTCCATCAAGTGAACCAACTTCTCCCACCGTTTCCAATGGCACACTCCAg AGGAGTAATGGGAGTTCAGGATCCGGTGAAGTTTTAAACAGTCCTGGGATTTCTTATAGTATCCTTCAAGAAGAAACAAACGGTGGCACTTCAAGTTGGTCCAGACCAACAATTCTTATGAGAACCCGCAGCGCAACAAATGCTGTGCTACATCGAACAAATTCCAGCCGACAGTAA
- the LOC130014774 gene encoding sphingosine-1-phosphate lyase-like, whose translation MDQIDSIEELLNQFRNLSNSYLSNYEPLVLVLAPLFTLLVANFLNSLFVVFYENGVRATVLGFIMRTIKLVPWVKSYIDAEKQKVVDKLQSGSKSARESWRSELPKEGLGTGVIEKMKEEKRKDVAWQGKCSGTVYIGGSESEGHFSLINEACSMFAHTNPLHLDVFQSVARFEAEVVTMTASLFGSKEKTSGGQICGNMSSGGTESILLAVKSSRDYMKAKKGITRPEMYAIFRRYSDQNHNTNIASSSQLIENETSIKPTSNVLLQEGKG comes from the exons ATGGATCAAATCGATTCGATTGAAGAGTTATTAAATCAATTCAGAAATTTATCAAATTCTTACTTATCTAATTATGAGCCTCTGGTCCTTGTTCTCGCTCCTCTCTTCACTCTTCTCGTCGCCAATTTTCTCAACTCGTTGTTCGTCGTGTTTTATGAAAATGGAGTCAGAGCTACGGTTTTAGGGTTTATCATGAGAACTATCAA GTTGGTACCTTGGGTTAAGAGCTACATAGATGCAGAAAAGCAAAAG GTTGTGGATAAGTTGCAATCTGGTAGTAAATCTGCACGAGAGAGCTGGAGGTCGGAATTGCCAAAAGAGGGCTTAGGAACGGGGGTAATTGAGAAAATGAAGGAAGAGAAAAGGAAAGATGTAGCCTGGCAAGGAAAATGCTCTGGTACAgt CTACATTGGAGGAAGTGAATCCGAAGGACATTTTTCTTTGATTAATGAGGCTTGTTCAAT GTTTGCACACACCAATCCATTGCATCTCGATGTATTCCAGAGTGTAGCGCGATTTGAGGCAGAAGTAGTCACAATGACAGCATCACTATTTGGTAGCAAAGAAAAGACGTCCGGAGGACAAATATGCGGGAACATGTCATCTGGTGGAACTGAAAGTATACTATTGGCTGTGAAATCATCCCGAGACTATATGAAGGCTAAGAAGGGAATAACGAGACCTGAAATGTACGCCATTTTTCGAAGATACAGCGATCAGAATCACAATACAAACATAGCAAGCAGCAGCCAGCTGATTGAAAATGAAACGTCAATAAAGCCAACAAGTAATGTACTCTTACAAGAAGGCAAAGGTTGA